Genomic segment of Chloroflexota bacterium:
GGCTTTTGACCGATGCTGCGACTTCCGATGGCCTGCTCAGCCGGCGTTCCCCGCGAGCTTCGCCCCGGCGGCGGCCAGGGCCTGGTCGAAGGTCATGATCTCTCGCACGCCACGCCGCCGGCAGCATGCAAAATGGCAAAGGTCTCTGGCGCTCAGGGCGGGCAGCCGGTCATGGAGTTGGCGGGCGAGGATGACGTCCGCCTCTTCCAGGGGCCACACGTCCACGCCGGCCCTGTCCATCAGTTCCAGCGCCGAATCCAAGGTGTGCGGCCGCTTCGTCCGCAGATAGACATGCATCAGCTCTTGAATCACCTCGGCCGAGGTGAATAGCGGCTTGCGGTTGCGCAGCGACTCGCCAAAGAAATGCTGGGCGGGAGATTGCAGCGGATGCGGCTTCCCGACCGCATACATGAAGACGCTGGTGTCGACGAAGATCACACGCTGGGCAAGCCGTCGGTCATCGATTCGTGGAGTGTCTGAAGCTGCTCGTGCCAATCCGGTTCCACGCCGGGCCCTTCACGCGCCGCGCAGGTATCGAAGAACCGCCGCAGGTCGTCCGACGACGCGAACCGTTCCGTGCGTTGCCGCGCCTCGAGCCGCTCACGCGCGGCGGCCCTGAGCCACGCGCTGAAGGTCAGCCCCTCCCGGCGGGCCTGTCTGACGAAGCGTTCGCGGTCCTCGTCCGGAATGATGAGCTGGACCCTGGCCACGGCGACAGCACTCGTCTACGCACAATGTGTGTATTGATCCTACACATCGGATAGACCGACGTCAACGTCCGTTGCGACCTCGTCGGGCGCCCGCAGTGTGCGCCCCCAGCCGGGATTGCTCGGCCGAGAAATAGACCTCGTACGCCCGGTCAGACCTAACTCCGCCCCGTCACCGCCACCAGCAGAATCGCCAGGGCGAACGCCGCGAGCCCGATCGCCGTGGCTGCCGCCGTGCCGACGATGAGGGGCCGCAGCGCGCCGCGAGACTCCGACCCGACGCGCAGCCCCAGGTATCCGGCCAGCGCCACCACCACCGCAATCGTGGCCGCGCCGGCGGCCCGCTGGTTGTCGATGAGGAAGTAAACCGCCGCCGCCACAGCCGCGAAGGCCGCCGCGCAGACCACCGCAACGCGCGCCCGGCGAGCTTG
This window contains:
- a CDS encoding type II toxin-antitoxin system VapC family toxin; amino-acid sequence: MIFVDTSVFMYAVGKPHPLQSPAQHFFGESLRNRKPLFTSAEVIQELMHVYLRTKRPHTLDSALELMDRAGVDVWPLEEADVILARQLHDRLPALSARDLCHFACCRRRGVREIMTFDQALAAAGAKLAGNAG